From Armatimonadota bacterium:
TCTTCGGCCGGATCCATCGAAACGGGGACGATCTTGGTCTTGCCGATCTTCTTGCGAAGCTCTTCCTGCATGGCGCAGAGTGGTTTTACCTGCTCGTGGCCCCACAGAATGGCAGCCGCCATGTCGTCTTCGGTCACTTCCTCGGCGCCGGCTTCAATCATCAGCACGCTCTCCGCGGTGCCGCAGACAATGAGGTCCAGGTCACTCTCGGCGAGTTGTTCCAGCGTGGGGTTGGCGATGAACTCACCGTTCAGCCGGCCGACACGGACGGCGCCGATGGGACCCTGAAACGGGATATCGGAGATGGTGAGCGCAGCGGAAGCGCCGGTGATGGCGATAACGTCCGCCCAGTTCTCGCCGTCCACGCTCATCACCGTTCCGATGACCTGTACGTCATTGCGGAAGCCTTTGGGGAAGAGCGGCCGGATGGGGCGGTCCATCAAGCGGCAGGTGAGGATGGCTCGCTCACCGGGACGGCCTTCGCGGCGGTGGAATGAACCCGGTATCTTGCCGGCAGCGTAGAAACGCTCTTCGAGGTCACAGGTGAGGGGGAAGAAATCCACTCCTTCGCGGGGCGAGTCGCTCATTGCGGCGGTGCAAAGGATCATCGTGTCGCCGAATCGGGCCATGACGGCGCCGTTGGCTTGCTTGGCAACCTTGCCTGTTTCGAGGCTCAAGGTGGTGCCGTTGAGTTGACACTCAACTTTCTCTATCATATTTGTCTCCTTCAAGACTTCAGGCAGTTCACAACGCCACGGTGGCTCCGGCGCCTTGCCGGATGCCCGCACGGGCGATATGTCCGGCTCCTTGCCGGTTATTGCTGCCTATTTGGAAGGCTGAAGGCTGAAATCCAGGTGCGCTCGATCGGGTGGCCGCCCCAATACACACCCGGATTTCAACTTTCAACCTTCCCAACGCGATTGAAGGCTGTCTGCAAAACGCCAAAAACCGGAAAGACCGCATCAGAACAGTCCATTCCGGCTTTGACATTGTTTCATAGCGCCTTCAAGAAAAGAGTTAGCGGCGCAGGCCCAAACGCTGTACAACAGAGCGGTAACGCTCGATGTCTACCTTTGTAAGGTAGTTCAGCAGTCGGCGGCGCTGCCCGACCAACATCAGCAGGCCGCGCCGGCTGTGGTGGTCCTTCTTGTGAATCTTCAGGTGCTCCGTTAGTTGGAGGATGCGCGCGGAAAGCAGCGCAATCTGCACCTCAGGTGAGCCGGTATCGCCCGGCTTCGTGGCGTACTCCGTCATAATGACGGACTTCTGCTCCAGTGGGAGCGGCATGGTTTGTCCTCCGGTTTGGGAGGGTCTGGGGGCTAGGGGTTAGAGGTTATGGTCGGTGATTAACCACCGGTCCTGCCTCCTGTCTCCTGTCTCCTGTCTCCTCGCCGTGGCAGTCCGCGTTCGGTGGCGATATTATCAAGCCACCCATGTCGATAAGCCGGTGCGTCCGCCGCGAACCGCAGGCGCCCGGAACCTCCCATAGCATAGCACAACTTGGGGGATGGGGAATAGGGGTTGAGGGATGGGCTGGGGTCCGGGTGGAGGCTGGGAACTGGATTCCAACCTCCGACTTCCCACCTCTTCCAGCGTTCCCCAACCTCTATTTCACGATTGAACCGCGAGCCGTCATCGCGTCGTTCGCGGCCTTCCAGACCGTTTCAAACGCGGCCGGTACCTCGGCCCCATCCGCCACACTCACGGCCTTTGTCTTTCCGAGCATCGTGACGCGGACGGTGCGCGTCATTCCATCCGCAATCGGACGGCCCGCGTAACGACTGGAGAGTCGCATGAATCCCGAATCCCGCACGGCCTTCTCCACGCCGCGCATCACCGGCCCGGGAACCTGTACATCCCGGTTCACGCGGGCTTTGCCGACTTCGCCGGCCTTCACCACCCGTCCCATGAGGCGGAGCACCGTCTGACGGTCCATGCCGGCCACGCCGCCGCTCTCGCGAAGGACCACCAGCGAATTCGCGACGCCGCGGCTCCCTGCCACGTACGGCGCGCCATATCCCGAGCGCGTCTGTACCGTCTTGCGGCTTGTGACCGCGTCTTTGGCCTGAGCCGCGCCAGCCATGGCGAGCAGAGCGATCGCAGCGACGAATCTGATTGACATCGATTCCTCCCGTGCGCGGCACCTCGCCGTGCACTGACATCAGTTCGCGCGACACTTCGCCGCGCACTGCATGCATACCGCAAAGCAGGCGAACCTACACCTCCGCTTGGCTCACACCCCGCATCCCCCACGTTGAATCGGGATTCATCATTCTGCATTCCGACTTCTGCATTCACAATTCCTCGCTCATCGCTTTCCCGGTCGTGGTATCATAAACACAGAGAGTTACGAGCATGTCCAAGGCCAAACACGAGCCGGAACCGATCGCCCTGGATGACAAGGATCCATGGCGCGTTGAAGAATACGGCGGAAAGCCGATTATCCCGCGCGTGGTGGGCGAAGACGAAGATTTCGCGCGCATCAGCCTGCAGAACTTCATCGTTGAACCCGCCGTCTGGCTGTTTGCCGGATTTGTGCTGCACGGGAACGCTTGGAAGACGCCGTGGGACCTCATGGGATACTGGATGGTGTTGTTCGTGATGCTGCCGTTGCGGTTGATGGACACGGACAAGAAGCGCGACCGGGCCTTTCGCATCCAGTACGTCGCGCTTCAAGCGCTGTCTTTAGGGGCCGGCTATCTGGGCTGGCGGCTCGCGGGGGGCTAAGCGCCCAAACTTGGGCCACGATATGCTATACTGTAAGTGCGACTAAAATGGTCGGAGACACACGCGCAGACAAGATTATACTCGCCGGTATCCAGTTTCGCGGTCATCATGGTGATTCCGAAGCGGAGAGGACGGTGGGCGGCCGCTTTGAAGTGGACGTCATCGTAGCGTTCGACACCCGGAAAGCCGGGACCTCCGATTCGCTGGCGGACACTGTCGACTACTATGCGATGCACAAGCGCATCCTGGAAATCGGGCAGAAGGAACGCCACCAGTTGCTGGAGCGTTTGGCAGGCAGGATAGCGACGGTTCTGCTGGCCGAATTCGGCGTAGCGGAAGTCACGGTGAAGGTCCGGAAGTTGATGCCGCCGTTGGAGGGAATTGTCGCATATTCCGGTGTGGAGATCACCCGGACACGGTCTGGTGTTTAAATCGAGAACCCGCCGCTTGAGGCGGGTGTTATATCCCATAGAGAGTTACGCACTATCGGCGAGGCGTTGTCACTTGCCGTGGAAGGAGAATACCCGTGGTTGATGTTATGGAGCAGGTTGGCTTGACGGTTACGGATCGCGCGGCGCAGGAAGTGAAGGCCGTGCTGGCCGATCAGGGCGAGCCGAACGCGATGTTGCGGATTTACGTTGCGGGCGGCGGGTGTTCCGGCTTGCAGTACGGCATGGCGCTGGAGACCGAGCCTATGGAAGGCGATCAGGTCTTCGAGCAAAACGGCGTTCGGATCATCATCGACCAGCAGTCGTTCCCGTATCTGAACGGGGCGAACGTGGACTACCTGGAAGGGCTGATGGGCGCGGGTTTCAAGATCGACAATCCTAACGCGAAA
This genomic window contains:
- the folB gene encoding dihydroneopterin aldolase — protein: MVGDTRADKIILAGIQFRGHHGDSEAERTVGGRFEVDVIVAFDTRKAGTSDSLADTVDYYAMHKRILEIGQKERHQLLERLAGRIATVLLAEFGVAEVTVKVRKLMPPLEGIVAYSGVEITRTRSGV
- the erpA gene encoding iron-sulfur cluster insertion protein ErpA: MEQVGLTVTDRAAQEVKAVLADQGEPNAMLRIYVAGGGCSGLQYGMALETEPMEGDQVFEQNGVRIIIDQQSFPYLNGANVDYLEGLMGAGFKIDNPNAKSSCGCGSSFSTEDSGGAASGCGSCSSAH
- the rpsO gene encoding 30S ribosomal protein S15, producing the protein MPLPLEQKSVIMTEYATKPGDTGSPEVQIALLSARILQLTEHLKIHKKDHHSRRGLLMLVGQRRRLLNYLTKVDIERYRSVVQRLGLRR